GCGGCAACCTTGGTCAGGTCGATGAGGATCTGCTCGTCATCTCCTCCACCGTCTCCGGTGCGGTTGTCACCGAGGTGCGTCACTGAGCCGTCTTTGGCAGCAGGCTGGTTGTAGAAAATGAAGTCATCGCCGGAACGGACCTTCCCGGATGCTGCGACCAAAAGCGCCGACGCATCTAGGTCAAAGGCCTCACCCGTGGTGGTGCGGGGATCCCAACCCAACCCAATGAGTGCCTGCTGCAGGCCCGGGTCGGTCTTGGTCAAAGAAAGGTTGTTGCCCTTGGCAAGCGAAAGTCCAGCCATGAAATCGCGTCCTTACGTTGTGAATTATCGGCAGGTTGCCGGATGCTATCAAAGCGATGGGGTGTGGTGCGCGAAAAATGTCCACGCACCACGGTGGAACTAGTCCAGAACAATGCCGTAGTCAGTGGCGATGCCGTGCAAGCCACTGGCGTAGCCCTGGCCGACGGCGCGGAACTTCCACTCTGCGCCGTTGCGGTAAATCTCAGCAAAAACCATGGTGGTTTCCGATGCGGCGTCCTCGGAGAGGTCGTACCGAACAATTTCGTGATCGTTTTCTTGGTTGATGACGCGGCAGTAGGCATCGCGAACCTGACCAAAGTTCTGGCTGCGGGCTTCTGCCTGGTCAATCGAGACAACAATGACAACGCGCTCAATGTCGGCCGAGACGGTGCTGAGGTTGATGAGGATTTGCTCATCGTCGCCGTCGCCTTCGCCCGTGCGGTTATCGCCCTGGTGAACAACCGATCCGTCCTTGGACTCGAGCTGGTTGTAGAAGATGAAGTCATCGTTATTGCGCACCTTGCCGCTGGCAGTGACCAGCAGTGCTGATGCGTCCAAGTCGAACTGGTGACCGCTGGTGGTGCGGGGGTCCCAGCCCAGACCAACCATGGCCATTTGCAGCCCGGGATCTGCCTTGGTTAGGGAAAGGTTGCTTCCCTTGGAAAGTGTCAAAGATGCCATGAGAACTGAACTCCCTTAATAACTAAAGTGTCACTTACAAACTAAAACGAAATAGCCTTTGGCGAAACCCTACAGTGAGTTTGCTGCCGGTTGGATCAGGTCCATCGCGGTGCGCCCGTTGGCTCGCTCGCCGATGGCAGTAAACTTCCAGCCGTCGCCTTCGCGAGAAACCTTGGCCATGATCATGGCGGTGTGGGTGCCTGAATCTGTCAGCTGGAAACGCGCAACTTCGGGGGCGCCAGCCGTTGAATCGTCAACGAGGCGGCAAAATGCGTTCTCCACCAGGTCAAAGGTCTGGCGGCTGTAGCTGCTGATAACAAACACGATCTGGGCTACTGCTGGGGAAACCTTGGACAGGTCAACCAGGATGGTTTCGTCGTCCCCGTCGCCTTCGCCGGTCAGGTTGTCACCGGTGTGCTGGGTGGAGCCGTCTTTGCTCTTGAGTTGGTTGAAGAACACCGTGTCAAGGGCCTTGCCGGAGCCGTCGAAGAAGATGGCCGAGGCGTCCAAGTCAACGTCAGCAGCCTTCTTTAGTCCACCAAATAGGCCACGCTTGACCGGTGCTGCAGAGTCCCAACCGAGACCCATCCGCACGCGGGTGAGGGCTCCGCCGTCGTTCTTCTTCAGTGAAAGGGCCTGGCCCTTTTGCAAACTAAGTCCCATAACGTTTAGCTCCTTGTTAATTAGGTGTGGAAAAGCTGGGGTTTGATGCTAGCTGGTGAGCTGGCCGACCTTGAGTTCAGCTGCCGCGGCACGCTTGTTTCGAACAATGGATGACAGGAACGCGGCGCCAATGAAGACGACGCCGATAATTCCTGTAATGACCTCATTGACCTCGATGCTGATGGTCAAGAGCAGGATAATGGAGAGCGCGCCAATGGCCCAGTGTGCACCATGGTCGAGGTATTCGAAGTCATCGAGGGTTCCTTCGCGAACTAGGAAAACCGTCAATGAGCGGACGAAGATGGCGCCGATCAGGCCGAGGCCAAGGGCGATGATGATGGGGTCGGAGGTGATGGCGAAGGCGCCAATGACGCCGTCGAACGAGAACGACGCGTCAATCACTTCCAGATACAGGAACAGCATGAAAGCGGCCTTGCCCACGGCCTTACCGACGCCCTTATTGGACTTCTTGGCAATTTTTGTCGCCTCGGCGTCGATATCTTCAGCGTCGAAATCACCGTCGCCGTCGACGTCGAACAGCTCACCCAGGCCGTTTACAAGCATGTAGGTGACCATGCCCAAGATGCCAGCGATCAGAACGTCGATTTCCTTGCCGGGGCGGACCATGGCGGCGGAGGCCACCAGGATGAGCAGGGCAATAACCATGGCGGCGCCGTGTAGACGACCAATGAAAGCAAGCGGTTTTTCGAGCCACTTGAGCCAGTGAATTTCGCGTTCTTCGAACATGAAGTCAAGGAAGAGCATCAGCAGGAAAACGCCGCCAAAGGCTGCGATTTGCGGGTGGGCGTCGTGCAGCAGGTAGGCGTAGCTACCTTCTGTGTGGATGTCACCCTTTTCCAATGCCAGCTGAATGGCTTGGACAGGGTTGAGGTTGGCGGTGACGCCCACAATCAACAACGGGAAGGCAACGCGCATACCCACTACGGCGATCAGAATACCGACCGTCAAGAACATTTTTTGCCAGAACGCGCTCATCTTTTCCAAGATGCGCGCGTTGACCACGGCATTGTCAAAGCTGAGGCTGATTTCCAGAACGCCGAGGATGGCACAGAGGATGAGCGCTTCGATGCCGCCGTAGAGGAAGGCGACCACAAGTGCCACTGCGGTGATCGCGAAAGACCATCCGAAAGTTTTCATGAACACGTGCTGACAAGCTCCTCAAGAGATCCCAAGAACTGCAACAGAACCAGGATTTAGTCGATCTGGATTCGGTCCCACGAAGCCTCACGGCGCGGGCCCGGATTGTTCAAACTCAATTATCTCCATTCACGCTACATATTCCTAATGGTTGGCCTTTCCAAAAGGTTCCCGTTTGTCACCGAAACTAGTGACAAACATATTGCCTGGTACCACTGACATTGGGTGTGTGGTGGAGTGTGGGTTGGCGTCCTGCGCTGAGCGTGGGCGTCCGGGGCGCCGCCATTGGTGCCGTGCTGGTCATTTCCGTCTTGGCCGTTGTGGGCGCTGTTGATCTGGCCCAAGCCATCCCGAATATTTCCTTCAGCGTTGGCCCGGGATGGTGGCTGGTGCTTGCATTTGGCATTGGCGCCGTGGCCTGGTCTTTCGCCATGGTGGGCCACGCATCGGCCCGAACTCGCGGAGTGGCAAAGACACGCAATGGTGCGGCCGTCAGCACCGTTCAGGCGCCCATTGCCCCCTCCACTGTTCCTGGGGCGTGGAACCCGGCTGGCCCGCAAACGTACGTCAACCAGAAGAGTCCGTGGGAACGCTGATAGGGCGCCCTGTTCGTAAAAAAGTCACACAGCAACAACAGCAATCCCACAACTATTGTGCAGCAACCATAACGCGGAGGACCCCGAGAACATGAACGAGATTTCCTTGGATGCCAAGGGCCAGATCAGGCTCAACGTTTTGCTCCGATGGGCGGCGGAGATGGCTCAGGCCGGACGCCAAGTACCCGATGCCAGCCATCTGGAAGTCATTGCCCACACAAGGGTTGTCGCCATTGAAGGAGCAGGCGCAGCCATTGTTGACATGTGGGAGCCAGCCATCAGCTGGATGCTCAAACAGGCCGCTTTTGGTGTCACAGACCCGTACCTTCACCTGCCAGAGGAGCTGCTGCGCCCGGAAGGCAGCGAACCGGCGCAGGCCGCCGTCGTACTTGTAGAAGTACCCGCTGAGGTGAGCGAACAACCCGCCGCTCCAGAGCCGGTTGCGTCCGCCCCGGCAGCCGCGAGTCAGCCGGCAGCCCATCAAACACTGCCTAAAGTGGCACCAGCGTCCCGAGTCCCCAAGTGGGAGCTCACGGCGATTGATCAGGTTCACGAGGCCATCAAGCGGTACCTCAAGCCATTGGAGGCGCTGCGGGCTCGTGATGCCAACGAAGGCGACACGCGCATGGTGGTGACCGACATGCTCTGTGAGGGCTTGGACTATGACAAGTTCAAGGACCTCACCACCGAATACATGGTGAAGCAGGACTTTGCTGACTACGGGGTTCGGATCGACAAGCAGCTGGTGGCCTTCATCGAGGTCAAGCGGATCAGCCAGAAACTCAATGAGCGCCACCTTCGCCAGGTGCTGATGTACGCGGTGAATGAGGGCGTGGAATGGATGGTTCTGACCAACGGTGCCGTGTGGCAGGCGTACCATCTGACCGGTGGGCTGCCCGTGGTGGTGGACATGGTGTTTGAGGTAGATCTATTGGGGCCGGCCACAATTGCTGAGAAGACCGAGCTGATGTTCCTGCTGCATAAGGAGGCGCTGAAGCGCCGGCGGATTGATGAATTGTGGCGGCATCGTGCGGCCACCGAACCGGGAGCGCTGCTGGATGTGATCCTCTCCGACGCCATGTTGGATGAGCTACGCAAGGAAGTGCGCCGCAAGACCGGCATCGCCACCACGGCACAGGCGTTGAGCGAGGTGATCCGCACCGAGATTGTGGATCCAAAGCTCTTGGCCAAGCGGTTCAAGCCGTAACGCGAGGGTTCGGCTGGGCGGTTTGCCCCACGTAAACTTGAGCGCATGAACCACCATTTGGCACAAAACGTTGTCCCTGCAGCTGCGACCGCGCTTCCCAAGGCCGAGCTGCACTTGCATATTGAGGGCACGCTCGAGCCTGAATTGATTCTGGCTCTGGCGGCTCGCAATGGCATCACGCTGCCGTTCCCAACGCTGGAAGCGCTGCGGGAGCAGTATGAGTTCACCGATCTGCAGTCGTTCCTGAACCTGTATTACGCCGACATGGCCGTGTTGATCACTGAGGCTGATTTTGCGGACATGACCCGGGCATACCTGGCACGTGCAAAGGAAGCCGGTGTCCGCCATGCCGAGATTATGTTTGATCCCCAGGCTCATGTTGCTCGCGGAGTGGAACTTTCGACGGCGGTCAACGGCATTGCCGTGGCCCTCGCCTCAAGCGAGGCGGACTTTGGTATCACGACCGGATTGATCGCTGCGTTCTTGCGCGATGAGTCGCAGGAATCGGCGATTTCCGTTCTGGATCAGTTGTTGGCCATGAATGCTCCCATCATCGGAATCGGCCTGGACTCGGCCGAGGTGGGCAATCCGCCGTCGAAGTTCATCCGCTTGTTCAAACGTGCCGCAGAAGCAGGGCTGCGACTGGTAGCCCACGCCGGCGAAGAGGGCCCGCCCAGCTACGTTGAAGACGCGTTGAACCTGCTTGGTGTGGAGCGGATCGACCATGGCATTAGGGCCGTGGAAGATAAATTTCTGGTCAAGCGGCTGGTGGCTGAGCAGATTCCGTTGACGGTCTGCCCGCTGTCCAACGTGCGGCTGCGCGCCGTGGACACCCTGGCCGCCCACCCGCTGCCGCAGATGATTGCGGCGGGACTGAACGTCTGCGTCAACTCCGACGATCCGGCGTATTTTGGCGGGTACGTGGGCGCCAACTTTGATGCACTGGTAGCCGAGTTTGCATGGGACGCCGCCACGGTGGAAAAGTTGGCCGCCAACTCCATCCGCTCCTCCTTTGCCTCTGACGAGCGGAAGCAGATACTGCTGGATGAACTTGCTGCTTGGCGTGCCGCGCAGGACTGACTGTCTGCCTTATTCGGGCTTCTAGCCTTCCGGCCGCCCGGAATGCGCGGCCCTAGGGCTATTGAATGGTTAGCCTCGGGCGAGCAGATCCCCGGCCACTTGCGTGACGGGGCCCACCTGCTCGATAAGCAGGATGGTGCCCAGTGCACACATGATGATGCCGCTGGTCAGTGTCACCCCGCGGGCCGCTGCTGGACGTGAACGCAGCAGCTTCCGTGCGCCGACTGCCACAAGCGAGTAGATGACGGCGGTCATGGCGACGAAGGACAGCCCCAGAACTGCAGACTGAAGAGGCACCGAAAACGCAGCGTCTGCCCTGATGAACTGCGGGGTGAGGGCAACGAACAGCAGCAGCCCTTTGGGGTTGATGCTGCTGGTGCCAAAACCTTGCAGGAACGGTCCCCATGCTGAGTCGGGTTTGCCGACTGAGGAATCTTCAGGGGTCAAGCCATCGGCGGGCATGGCGTTTCCCGCAGCGGCGTTCACGGGCAGTTCACCGTTGGGTCCCACGGTGACAAAACCGGCGCGTCGCCATGATCTGGTGGTCATGAATCCGAGCCACAAAAGGTAGAGGGCCCCGGCAATTGTCAGCCACAACAACAGGCTCGGCATGGCTGCCATGAGGGCCGCGATTCCGGCCGCAAGCAAGACGGTGTGCAGGACGTAGCCGCCACACAACCCCGCAATAGCAGGGATAAAGCTGCGTTTTCCTAGGCCGGAAGAGATCGCAAAAGCCCAATCCGGCCCGGGCGTGCAGCTCAGGGTGATGGCGACAATGAGGAAGCCTACGAGTGCCTGCGGTTCCATGATGCTCCTGCTGCTGGGGTTGGTGGTGAACATTGCTGCTTGTCTACGGCAAGCTTAGGGAAAAAGAAGACATAAGTGCTTACCTTTTTTGCCACTAAATACGGTGTTGGCGATAAGATATGTCTGTGATTGATGCCATTGATAAAGAAATTTTGCGCACACTCCAAAATGATGGCCGGATGAGCGCAACGGCGTTGGCCGCCGAGGTGGGCCTGACGGTTGCGCCGTGCCATCGCCGGCTGAAGGATTTGGAGGCGTCGGGGGCCATTAGTGGTTACCGGGCCATCATCGACCCGGCCGCGGTCGGCTTGGGCTTTGAGGCGTTGGTGTTCGTGACCTTGGCGCGTGTTGACCGGTCGACGCTTGACGAGTTCGAAGCTCAGGTCTGTGCCAATACGCGCATCACCTCGGCTCAGCGACTTTTTGGCGATCCTGACTACATTTTGAAAGTCATGGCCAAGGACCTCAGCGACTATCAACAGTGCTTCGACAACGAGCTCACGATGCTTCCTGGCGTACAACGGGTCAGTTCTACCCTTGTCATGAAGAACCTGAAACCAGGCTCAGGCCTGCCACTATAACGCGTTTTTTGGGCAAGTTAGGGTGTGGTCAGTCCACATTGAATGTGTTTTGCCCTACAGTGGAGATCATGAAAATTGCGCTCTTCGCCACCTGCATCGTTGATGCCATGTACCCGCGCACGGCACAGGCCACCGTCTCCCTTCTGGAGCGGCTCGGACACGAGGTTGTGTTCCCGGCCGGGCAGGCCTGCTGCGGGCAAATGCACGTCAACTCCGGCTACTTTAAGGAAGCCCACGCCGTTGTGGCCAACCATGTTGAAGCCTTCGACACGGATGACTACGACGTCGCAGTGGCGCCTTCGGGTTCCTGCGTAGCCAGCGTGAAGCACCAGCATGAGATGGTGGCACGCCGTTGCGGAGATGCGGGACTTGAGGCTAGGGCCGCCAAAGTTGGCGCCAAAACCTACGAGCTATCCCAATTGCTGACAGATGTTCTGGGCATCACGAACGCGGCTGAACAGCTGGGTTCGTACTTCCCGCACAAGGTTACTTATCATCCGAGTTGCCATGGGATGCGACTGTTGCGGTTGGAGGACAGGCAGTTGAATTTGCTGGCGAGTGTGGGTGGTATCCAGATGGTGGAGTTGCCACAAGCCGATCAGTGCTGCGGCTTCGGTGGCACGTTCTCGATGAAGAATGCTGATGTTTCTTCCGCCATGAACGCTGATAAGGCTGCGAACATTTGCGGCACCGGCGCCGAACTGTGCTCCGGCGGCGACGCCAGTTGCCTGCTGCACATTGGCGGCGGGCTCTCCCGTCAGGGTAGTGAGGTAGGGACCCTGCACTTTGCCGAGATTCTGGCGAGCACCTTTGCAAACCCCGTAACAGTCACCGGCGACGTTAAATTAGCAGGGAGCAAGCGATGAGCAGTAATACTTTTTTGGGCATGCCTTCGCTGCCTGTTTTTGGTCACGGCAACCTCAACGCGACCGAGCCGTTCCCGAAGGCCGCACACCGTGAACTCGGCAACGAGCAGCTGCGCGCTAATCTGGGCCATGCCACCCACACCATTCGGGATAAGCGCCTGAAGGTTGTTGCCGAGCTTCCCGACTGGGAACAGATGCGTGACGCTGGCAGTGCCATCAAGAACGCGACCATGGCGAATCTGCCAGCCCTGTTGGATCAGTTCGAGGCGAACTTTACGGCCCGGGGTGGCATTATTCACTGGGCGCGGGACGCTCAGGAAGCCAATGAGATTGTCACTGCCCTCATTCGTGAGACCGGTGAAACTGAAGTGGTCAAGGTCAAGTCCATGGCTACCCAGGAAATCGGTCTTAATGAGTATCTGGAAGAGCAGGGCATCGCGGCCTTTGAAACGGATCTGGCCGAGCTGATCGTGCAGCTGGATCATGATAAACCCAGTCATATTCTGGTTCCGGCGATTCATAAGAACCGTAGTCAGGTCCGCGAGATTTTCCTGCGGGAGATGCCTGTGGTGGATCCGAACCTCACGGACGAGCCGGCTCGTTTGGCTGAGGCTGCGCGCACGCATTTGCGCAAGAAGTTTCTCTCCGCGAAGGTGGCCGTTTCTGGTGCGAACTTCGGCCTGGCCGATACGGGGACATTGACGGTGGTGGAGTCTGAGGGTAACGGCCGCATGTGCCTGACCCTGCCGGAAACCCTCATCACGGTCATGGGCATTGAAAAGCTACTGCCCACCTGGCAGGACCTTGAAGTCTTCATGCAGTTGCTGCCGCGGTCTTCCACGGGGGAGCGGATGAACCCGTACACCTCACTGTGGACCGGTGTTACCCCCGGTGATGGGCCGCAGAACGTGCACCTGGTCATGTTGGATAACGGCCGCACGGCCGCCTTAGCTGATGAATACGGGCGCACAGCGCTGAACTGCATTCGCTGCTCGGCGTGTATGAATGTGTGTCCTGTGTATGAACGCACGGGCGGGCACGCGTACGGTTCCACCTACCCTGGGCCGATTGGTGCGATTCTTTCCCCGTTGATGACAGGGATTAAGAGCGAGGAAAACAGCTCTCTGCCGTATGCTTCGTCCCTGTGTGGGGCGTGTTTTGATGCGTGCCCGGTGAAGATTAACATCCCGGAAATCCTGGTCCACCTGCGCGGTGAGGACGTTGATTCCAAACGCTCCAAGGTCAAGATCCCTACCCAGATGGATCTGATGATGAAGGGCGCCGAATGGGCATTCTCCAAAGGCTCGCATCTGGGCTTGTTGGAAAAGGGCTTACCCCTAGGCAAGCTCGCTGCCGGGCGCGCCAAAGTCATCAAACGGCTGCCCGGCATCGCTGGCGGCTGGACGCAAAGTAGGGATATCCCGGCCCCGCCCAGCCAGTCGTTCCGCCAATGGTGGGACAAGGATCACCAGCCAAGTGCCGCCGTCGTACCTGGCACGGGTACCTCAAACAGCAGCGAAGGGGAGCAGGCATGAGCGCCCGCGAGGACATCATGAACCGCATCAAATCGGCCCTGCGTGATGCGCCGGAGACTCCCGTGGTGCCGCGTGAATACCGCCGCAGCTCGGACATGACCGCGGCGCAGCGCCTTGAGCAGCTCGTGGACAGGCTGGTGGATTACAAGGCGAACGTGTTCCTCACACCCACCTCCGACGTTGCCGCAAGGCTGGCCGAATTGCTCGCCAGCAGTGCCTCGATTGTGGTTCCGCATGGCCTGGACCAGGAGTGGCTTGCGGGACTGAAGGACGACGCCGGGACGCTTGCTGTGCATGTTGACGCACCCGGGAACCGCCTCACTACCGCTGACCTAGACACGGTCGACGCCGTCGTCACAGCCGCCGCGGTCGCGGTCTCGGAAACCGGAACCATCATGCTCGACGGCAGCGACGATCAAGGACGGCGCATTATCTCCCTTGTCCCAGACCGGCACATCTGCATCCTCCGAGCAGCAGACATCGTGGAAGTACTCCCCGAAGCCATCGCCCGCCTCGAAGCAACCCGCCCACAAACCTGGATCAGCGGCCCCAGCGCCACCAGCGACATCGAACTCGAACGCGTCGAAGGCGTCCACGGACCACGAACCCTCGACGTCATCATCCTGACCTAACAGCCTGGCCGGGCGGCCGAGCCACTCGCAGGCAGCAAGATTTCCGCGGTCGCTAAGCGACCTTGAAAATCCATCCCCGCTGCGTGGCTCGGCCGCCCGGCGGGTTCCAGCGGACAGGGTCCTCGACAGATGCTGTTCGCAGTGGAAGCATGGCGGTCATGAGACCTTCGGAGTTATTGACTGACGCTTTTGGCAGGATTGGCACCATTGTTGGCGGTGTCTTGGACGGATTGGAGCCGACGAAGGCTAATTGGCGCCCCGGAGGGAGCGGCAATTCCATCACCTGGCTTGTGTGGCACCTGTCGCGTGGGCAAGACGAACAAATTGCCGATGTGGCCGGGACGCAGTCTCTTTGGCGCAGCGGAGGGTATGCGGCACGCTTTGCTTTCGAGCTAAACCCGGACGATACCGGTTACGGTCACTCGAGCGAGCAGGTCTCGGCGGTTCATGTTGATTCCATGGAACTGCTGCGTGAGTACTTCGAGGCGGTTCTGGCGCGGAGCCTGGACTATGTGGGTGGCTTGGCGGATGCCGAGCTCGAGGGGATCGTGGATAAACGCTGGAATCCACCGGTGACCCTCGGTGTTCGGCTCATCAGTATTCTCGATGACTGTGTGCAACATGGCGGTCAGGCGGCGTATGTGAAGGGCTTGCTGGCTCAGGGCAACTTTGCTCCTGCGCTTCGTTAGGACGAAATGGTACGCCAGTCCAAGAGCTGCGCACCGTTGTTTGAACAACGGTGCGCAGCTGCAAACTCTGCAACTCAGGCCCCGGCGTGCTCGCCTCAAAAGGAGACCCCTTACATATTTCGGCGGCCCCACCTAGACTGACAACAACCCCGCTGTCCACCCTCAATCCCGTGCACCATCTACGTGTTTTCAGGGTGCCACATAAGGCGTCAGGGGGTTGATTTCTCGTTGCACTTGAAGCGCCAAAAATGGTGGCTTCTGAACTAACTGGGAAGGAAAACCATGTCAGGAAACAAAGCAGTTGCCTACAAGGGACCGGGGGTTGTCGAGGTCATCGACATCGATTACCCCACGTTTGAACTTAAGGACGGACCGGGCGTCAACCCGGCCAATGTGGGGAGAAAAGTTCCCCACGGCGTCATCCTGCGCACCGTCGCCACCAACATTTGCGGCTCGGATCAGCACATGGTGCGAGGACGCACCACCGCCCCCTCGGACCTAGTCTTGGGCCACGAAATCACCGGCGAAGTAGTTGAAGTCGGCTCGGATGTGGAGTTCATCAAGGTGGGTGACATCTGTTCCGTACCCTTCAATATTGCTTGCGGCCGCTGCCGCAACTGCAAGGAGCGCAAAACCGGTATCTGCCTCAACGTCAATCCGGACCGCCCCGGCAGCGCCTACGGCTACGTTGACATGGGCGGCTGGGTGGGTGGCCAAGCCGAGTACGTTTTGGTTCCCTACGCCGATTGGAACTTGCTGAAGTTCCCGGATCGGGACCAGGCGCTCGAGAAGATGCTCGATTTGACCATGCTTTCGGATATTTTCCCCACCGGCTTCCACGGGGCCGTCACGGCTGGGGTGGGTGTGGGTTCCACCGTCTACATCGCCGGGGCCGGGCCGGTTGGCCTCGCTGCGGCAACGTCGGCGCACTTGTTGGGTGCCGCCGTCGTCATTGTCGGTGACATGAACGCGGACAGACTGGCACAGGCACGTACCTTCGGCTGCGAGACCATCGACCTTTCTGACGGCGAACCGGGCGCCCAGATCGAGCAGCTGCTGGGTGTGCCCGAGGTGGATTGTGCGGTGGACGCCGTTGGTTTCGAGGCAAAGGGCCATGGGCACGGCGCGGGCGAGGCTCCGGCCACAGTTCTGAACTCGCTCATGGACATTACGGCTGCGGGCGGGTCCTTGGGCATTCCGGGCCTTTATGTCACGGGTGATCCGGGCGGCATTGATGCGGCGGCTCAAAAGGGTGCCCTGTCGCTGAGTTTGGGCACCGGCTGGGCCA
The Arthrobacter alpinus genome window above contains:
- a CDS encoding Lrp/AsnC family transcriptional regulator — its product is MIDAIDKEILRTLQNDGRMSATALAAEVGLTVAPCHRRLKDLEASGAISGYRAIIDPAAVGLGFEALVFVTLARVDRSTLDEFEAQVCANTRITSAQRLFGDPDYILKVMAKDLSDYQQCFDNELTMLPGVQRVSSTLVMKNLKPGSGLPL
- a CDS encoding (Fe-S)-binding protein, which gives rise to MKIALFATCIVDAMYPRTAQATVSLLERLGHEVVFPAGQACCGQMHVNSGYFKEAHAVVANHVEAFDTDDYDVAVAPSGSCVASVKHQHEMVARRCGDAGLEARAAKVGAKTYELSQLLTDVLGITNAAEQLGSYFPHKVTYHPSCHGMRLLRLEDRQLNLLASVGGIQMVELPQADQCCGFGGTFSMKNADVSSAMNADKAANICGTGAELCSGGDASCLLHIGGGLSRQGSEVGTLHFAEILASTFANPVTVTGDVKLAGSKR
- a CDS encoding LysE family translocator, whose translation is MEPQALVGFLIVAITLSCTPGPDWAFAISSGLGKRSFIPAIAGLCGGYVLHTVLLAAGIAALMAAMPSLLLWLTIAGALYLLWLGFMTTRSWRRAGFVTVGPNGELPVNAAAGNAMPADGLTPEDSSVGKPDSAWGPFLQGFGTSSINPKGLLLFVALTPQFIRADAAFSVPLQSAVLGLSFVAMTAVIYSLVAVGARKLLRSRPAAARGVTLTSGIIMCALGTILLIEQVGPVTQVAGDLLARG
- a CDS encoding LutB/LldF family L-lactate oxidation iron-sulfur protein, which translates into the protein MSSNTFLGMPSLPVFGHGNLNATEPFPKAAHRELGNEQLRANLGHATHTIRDKRLKVVAELPDWEQMRDAGSAIKNATMANLPALLDQFEANFTARGGIIHWARDAQEANEIVTALIRETGETEVVKVKSMATQEIGLNEYLEEQGIAAFETDLAELIVQLDHDKPSHILVPAIHKNRSQVREIFLREMPVVDPNLTDEPARLAEAARTHLRKKFLSAKVAVSGANFGLADTGTLTVVESEGNGRMCLTLPETLITVMGIEKLLPTWQDLEVFMQLLPRSSTGERMNPYTSLWTGVTPGDGPQNVHLVMLDNGRTAALADEYGRTALNCIRCSACMNVCPVYERTGGHAYGSTYPGPIGAILSPLMTGIKSEENSSLPYASSLCGACFDACPVKINIPEILVHLRGEDVDSKRSKVKIPTQMDLMMKGAEWAFSKGSHLGLLEKGLPLGKLAAGRAKVIKRLPGIAGGWTQSRDIPAPPSQSFRQWWDKDHQPSAAVVPGTGTSNSSEGEQA
- a CDS encoding DUF475 domain-containing protein, whose translation is MKTFGWSFAITAVALVVAFLYGGIEALILCAILGVLEISLSFDNAVVNARILEKMSAFWQKMFLTVGILIAVVGMRVAFPLLIVGVTANLNPVQAIQLALEKGDIHTEGSYAYLLHDAHPQIAAFGGVFLLMLFLDFMFEEREIHWLKWLEKPLAFIGRLHGAAMVIALLILVASAAMVRPGKEIDVLIAGILGMVTYMLVNGLGELFDVDGDGDFDAEDIDAEATKIAKKSNKGVGKAVGKAAFMLFLYLEVIDASFSFDGVIGAFAITSDPIIIALGLGLIGAIFVRSLTVFLVREGTLDDFEYLDHGAHWAIGALSIILLLTISIEVNEVITGIIGVVFIGAAFLSSIVRNKRAAAAELKVGQLTS
- a CDS encoding TerD family protein, which codes for MAGLSLAKGNNLSLTKTDPGLQQALIGLGWDPRTTTGEAFDLDASALLVAASGKVRSGDDFIFYNQPAAKDGSVTHLGDNRTGDGGGDDEQILIDLTKVAADVERIVIVVSIDQAEARGQNFGQVRGAYCRVVNQGNEQEIVRFDLSEDAAPETSMLFSEIYRNGSEWKFKAVGQGYASGLAGIATDFGVPLG
- a CDS encoding TerD family protein, whose protein sequence is MGLSLQKGQALSLKKNDGGALTRVRMGLGWDSAAPVKRGLFGGLKKAADVDLDASAIFFDGSGKALDTVFFNQLKSKDGSTQHTGDNLTGEGDGDDETILVDLSKVSPAVAQIVFVISSYSRQTFDLVENAFCRLVDDSTAGAPEVARFQLTDSGTHTAMIMAKVSREGDGWKFTAIGERANGRTAMDLIQPAANSL
- a CDS encoding TerD family protein, which codes for MASLTLSKGSNLSLTKADPGLQMAMVGLGWDPRTTSGHQFDLDASALLVTASGKVRNNDDFIFYNQLESKDGSVVHQGDNRTGEGDGDDEQILINLSTVSADIERVVIVVSIDQAEARSQNFGQVRDAYCRVINQENDHEIVRYDLSEDAASETTMVFAEIYRNGAEWKFRAVGQGYASGLHGIATDYGIVLD
- a CDS encoding adenosine deaminase, which translates into the protein MNHHLAQNVVPAAATALPKAELHLHIEGTLEPELILALAARNGITLPFPTLEALREQYEFTDLQSFLNLYYADMAVLITEADFADMTRAYLARAKEAGVRHAEIMFDPQAHVARGVELSTAVNGIAVALASSEADFGITTGLIAAFLRDESQESAISVLDQLLAMNAPIIGIGLDSAEVGNPPSKFIRLFKRAAEAGLRLVAHAGEEGPPSYVEDALNLLGVERIDHGIRAVEDKFLVKRLVAEQIPLTVCPLSNVRLRAVDTLAAHPLPQMIAAGLNVCVNSDDPAYFGGYVGANFDALVAEFAWDAATVEKLAANSIRSSFASDERKQILLDELAAWRAAQD
- a CDS encoding type I restriction enzyme HsdR N-terminal domain-containing protein, which translates into the protein MNEISLDAKGQIRLNVLLRWAAEMAQAGRQVPDASHLEVIAHTRVVAIEGAGAAIVDMWEPAISWMLKQAAFGVTDPYLHLPEELLRPEGSEPAQAAVVLVEVPAEVSEQPAAPEPVASAPAAASQPAAHQTLPKVAPASRVPKWELTAIDQVHEAIKRYLKPLEALRARDANEGDTRMVVTDMLCEGLDYDKFKDLTTEYMVKQDFADYGVRIDKQLVAFIEVKRISQKLNERHLRQVLMYAVNEGVEWMVLTNGAVWQAYHLTGGLPVVVDMVFEVDLLGPATIAEKTELMFLLHKEALKRRRIDELWRHRAATEPGALLDVILSDAMLDELRKEVRRKTGIATTAQALSEVIRTEIVDPKLLAKRFKP
- a CDS encoding LutC/YkgG family protein, producing the protein MSAREDIMNRIKSALRDAPETPVVPREYRRSSDMTAAQRLEQLVDRLVDYKANVFLTPTSDVAARLAELLASSASIVVPHGLDQEWLAGLKDDAGTLAVHVDAPGNRLTTADLDTVDAVVTAAAVAVSETGTIMLDGSDDQGRRIISLVPDRHICILRAADIVEVLPEAIARLEATRPQTWISGPSATSDIELERVEGVHGPRTLDVIILT